In the genome of Calothrix sp. PCC 6303, the window ATTTTTGACATTTCCTAGTTTGTTTTCATGCTCGACTTTATTATGTGTTGCTCCTGCATAAAAATTTAGGAAGTGGGTAATCTGAAAATTGGTAGGTGAATCTTTATTAATTTCGAGACTGCAGAAACTATCGATACCACAAGAAAAAGCCAATCCAATTGCATTTTCACTATTAATTGATTCAGAGTAAAGTTCTTGGGCTGAAATTTCAAAATTTCGATAGTCTTTATTTGTCATCAACAAAATCGGAATTACTTCATTCTTCAGATTATAAAATAGACTTTCGGAGATACTTCCATTTACAACAATATTCCTACCAGTTTGAAGTGCCAGAGGAATTGATGCAACGACAAAAGCATCATAAACTTCATGTATAAGATACTTGGCATTTTCTTTTTGAACTGCAAAATAAATAGTTTTACCATCAATAGAAGCTGTTAAATAACTTTTTGAAGATGAAATATTGGAATCAAATATAGATTCTACTTGGCTATTCAATATTTGAATGTTCTCGATGATTATGTTATTCACTGACAGAGCAATCCTCCTATAGGAATCCTATAGTATAAATTTGAATAATAATAGCTTCAATATCCGAACCATGAATCAGATGAAAAGCATATTTTTTTAATGATTCAATGCATTACAATCTCGCAATATTTCTGCATATAAAGTCTCGTAACGGCGAGCTTGTAGTTCCAGAGGGTAATCGGATTCTGCTTTTTTCCGAGCATTGTCGCTGAGTTTCTGATGGCGTTCTTCATTTTCTAAAACCCAAATAATTCCTCTTGCTAAATCATCGATTTCGTAGGGTTTAACCAAATACCCATTGTTCTGATGTTCGACAATATCCGCTAATCCTGTATCAGCAAATGCAATGATAGGAGTACCACAAGCGATCGATTCGGAGGCAGTTTGTCCAAATGCTTCTTGAACTGACGGAGCAATCATCACATCCGCAGCGGCATAAACCAAAGCTAACGCGATATCATCGTTGATTTTCCCCAAATAGTGGGCATTAAATCCCAAATCTAGGGGTATTTCGGGTGGAGAAGCACCAAAAACAACAACTTCAATTTTTTGATTCCATTCGGTTTTGGCAAGTTGCTGTAATGCGGGTTGGAGTAAATGAAAACCTTTTCTTTGGTCTTGTGTAGCATTGAGCGCACCAAATAATACCAGTTTTTTATCCAGTGGTAAATTTAACGCTTTGCGGGCAACTTGTTTATCGATAGGTTTGAAAACATTAGTGTCCAAGCAAAAAGGAATGACCTCGATTCGTTGGTTTTTAAATACCGAACTGGCAGCAGCAGACTTTGCCATCCACTGAGTTGGAGCTACAAGAGTAAGATTGAGGTTTTGCCAAGCTTTGATTTTGCGATTCCATACTTTCTGAGACAAATCATCATCGCGATCGCTACTAAGCATGGGACATTTACCGCAGGATTGGGTATATCGATCGCAGTTATCTGTATAGTAGCAACCACCAGTAAACGACCACATATCCATTAAAGTCCAAACCAGAGGTTGCTTT includes:
- a CDS encoding glycosyltransferase family 4 protein, translating into MKILHLSTLDLVGGAARAAYRVHRGLVDIGVNSQMLVRYKSSKDKTVIAPKSYLERGLGELIANANQHPINSYKHKGRNSFSPQWLGDGIRSKINHLNSDIVNLHWVGRGFIQIETLAKLKQPLVWTLMDMWSFTGGCYYTDNCDRYTQSCGKCPMLSSDRDDDLSQKVWNRKIKAWQNLNLTLVAPTQWMAKSAAASSVFKNQRIEVIPFCLDTNVFKPIDKQVARKALNLPLDKKLVLFGALNATQDQRKGFHLLQPALQQLAKTEWNQKIEVVVFGASPPEIPLDLGFNAHYLGKINDDIALALVYAAADVMIAPSVQEAFGQTASESIACGTPIIAFADTGLADIVEHQNNGYLVKPYEIDDLARGIIWVLENEERHQKLSDNARKKAESDYPLELQARRYETLYAEILRDCNALNH